AGCACGCTCAATCATTTCAAGCAATACCCTCTTCCGTAGGAAGTCACTCTTGCATAGAATGGCCAAGCAATCTAATGCATTCACAATTACAGCCTCTGATGCATCACTTAAGGCCTGCTCAATGTAAGGTAGAAGATACTCCTCTACACTTCTTTGGCCCACAAAGAAGCAGACATAAATGATCTGTCCATAAAATACAGCTCTCAGCTGTTCATCTCTATCATTTAAAAAAGCAGGAAGGATGGGCAACAAAAGGTCGTTACTCTGTCTCTGACCGAAGAACCAACATAAGTTGCCTATATCCTGCAAAAGTGCTCTCCTGATGTTTGGAGTTTGCTTTGGGCCCATTACAAGTTCCTGAATGACATCAGCTATGGACTTCCTCAACTGTGCAAGCTGCACATCACTGTTCCGGTTATGCAAGCGTCCAGATGCCTCAGTAAATGGGGGAGACGAATTTGCTTCATTGAGAATACCTGCCTCACTCAAGCTTATTGAGTGAAGTAAAAACCCGTAAGCAGTTAGAGCCAGTTTAGATATATTGCTAGCATAACATATCCTCACACTTTCCTCTGAATCATCGGGAAGCATGGACAGCATTGGAAGAATATACTCTGGAAAAATTTTAGCATCACTAGGAGGAAAATCTCGAACTAAAGGCAGAATATCACACAAAGTCTCCAAAGCAGCACAGCGCACGATTGCCGCAACATCAGAAAGCATTGCAACAACATATGGAAGTACACGCTGCAGTCGATCTTCATCATCAATATATAAGGAGCAAGACTTAAGCAACAGTACAGCTCCCCTTCTCAGATGAGGCAGTTTGACATTGCGTATGCAAGAACATAGCAGAGAGGCAATCAGAACCATACCTTCACAGCTATCACCGTCCTGAGGCAATGGTAACAAAGGCATTCCAAAAGTGTCTGACTGATTTTCATATTCAGACATCAATGAATTCAACTCAttcattgtaatttttttcagaAAAGGATGGTGATTTCTTTTAAATACACTAGAGATGGACTGAAGTAGCTCGCCAGGGGATTGCATGCCACACTGTTTCTGATCTTCAGATAATGCAGAAGTCGCTGCATCCACTAGTATCGGTTTCATTTCTGAATAGCGATTACTCTGTTTCACATCTCTGAGTAAATTACTGATATCACCAATAAGTTCAAGACGATCATTAACTGACCCTTTCTCTGCCTCTTCCTTTTCCATCAGGGAaacatttttcaaatcaaaGTTTTTCTTTATACCCATCGGTTGTAATGATTGACCACCTATGGTGCCTGACTGTTTTCCCAGTCCAACACCTGTCTcctgatttgaaattttgttcatCATTTGCTTACGTATCTCCTGAAAAACAGTCTGGCACACTGCAACCTACAGGAGAAAGGAGCAGTATAAGTATTGGTATGCAGGACAAAAGATTCCAGTATTAAAAGACTTAAACTATGAAAGTGTCAAAGAGGTTCTGTTTTGACAAATTCGGACATAAGGCTCCATACCCTTGCATCAGAATCAAGTCGATTCAAGTGGGAATAGAAATTATGAAGAAACGGTGAGAAGTAGCTTGGGAATACAACACTTGCATAGTTCTGAAGGTAATTTTCAGCAGAAAATCTCAACTCTGGATCCAACTGAATCATGTGAAGAATCATCTTACGGATTCCTGAATCTGGGATCTACACACATAAGACAGAGATTTGACAGTAAGCATGAATAGAggtcaattcaaaaaaaaaacttgttggAAAAAATTGATTTAAGTATTTATTGAAAACCTATTTAGAGGAAATTTATAATTTGCAGAAATAATCCACAAagtaaatacataataaaaaaatgatagcATACAGACTAGATCAGAATGAAGTTCCATTTATATCAAAGGGAGCCATGGAACATGAGGCTGAGTCACCAGAGAAGACATGATGCCATGAGAGACTACCTTCTCAAGATGTTGGGCAGGATCATATTGACCTCTGCGATAAGCAAGAAGCTGAGACAATTCAAAAAGAGGCTGGCCCTCAAGGAAAAGTTCCGCAATCACACACCTAAAAGCATCAATCACTCCAATTAGAACATGCACACATATGATATTGCATAAATATACACTAAACAATGAAATTTCACATGATGCATCAGCACTTGGCCAAGGTCAAACAATTTACCAAATGCATCCCATTTAAGTGAGACAAACATATGATCAAGTTGTACACTTTCTATTAGTGGCAGTAAGGCACCCATGTCACACAATGGCATACACAGAGAACATAAAAAGAAACTGGAAGGCTATGAAGTTGTATGATGTCcaataataaatcaaatcccAGAGAGTTGTATGTATGTGACAGTGACAAAAGAACCAGTAAAGGAAAAAACATTAGCATCACAACAGCAGTGGAATTGATGCTAACAGATAAGGCTGGACATCATAGCTCCCAATGGCAGCCATTAAATTGGTAATGGCGAGCCAGAGAGTTGGAATTTAAGGTTTCATAactaattaaagaaattaacaTGTAGCAAAGGCCAGTATTACACGAACTTGCTACCATTCAAAAAACCAGTAAGATCTgttcatttcaaaaaaaaaaaaaatactcattttGTTCAATAGCAGTAACCATAATAACAAATCTGcaacacacacaaacatattattggatttgggccaataGGAGAACAATCAAAGTATAGAATGCACCTTCCTAGATATTCTAATTTCAGAAACAACTCACCCTACAGCAAAGATGTCCATAGATGGCCTTAGTGGTGCATCTTGTGCAACTTGCATCTCACCTCCATGTTCATAGAACCTCTGTCGATAAGAAGAGAAAGCAATATAACGGTTATATTCAACTCAACGTGATacttatcaaaaataaaacaaaaccaaaCCTCAATGACTTGTGATGATGAGAATGACTGCAAAGGTTACCTCAGATTATAGCtaatttccctttcttttctctctcaaaaagAAGTTGGATGCATGGACATagatatcatttttatttttcaaaaaaactgTGTGGTGAAGTTCCCAGCTCCACTACCCTATGTaatatagatacatatatatatatattgagaaacAAAATAAAGCATGAATACAGAGCTCAAGAGATAGAGGAACACTTCAAAATCTAGAGGCTTTAAATTGAGAAGATTGAAAACCAAATAGATGAAATGTAAGTTCAGTATAACAGAAGTGTGGATGATGTTGTGGTgagacttgaagatcaagtcatCCCAAAGAAAAAGATCAATTCATAAGATAGATTGATCAGAATGTTATCCATAAAATTAAGGTGGGAtagttaaaatgaaaaagtcTGTCTGGCTATGTGATGGTAAATTCCCAgtaaaactaaaaggaaaactTATAAGATGGCAATGCAACCAACTTTGTTGTATGGCACAAAATGTTGGCTAGTAAAGCAAGAAAAATTAGAGAGGACCAACCTCCGGAGCAAGATAacatcgtcttcttcctccagtgtcaaagaaaaatgagaaatcgGAGGGATCATCGTGGGGAATATAAGTGGGCTTGAAGGACGCAAAGTCAGTAAGGTAAAGCCAATTCCATGAAGTTACAAGAACATTCTCGCACTTAATGTCACCTGGAACATTTAATGCTAATttgtcaacaaaaaaaaaaagcgcaTGCATTATGCTAGGATCATTCTGATTGAATGAGTGAGCTCACCATGACAAACTCCATGCTCATGGCTCTGTTTCACTGCAAACAATAGCTATGCAACCAGCATAAACAAAATAGTAAGTCACACCATTAccaattaaaattcaaaacctaaaaagagagagggagacagACCTGAAAAGCCAGCCATTTCTTTTCAACAATACTGAGAAAAGGCCGAGTGCTTAATCGGTCATGAAGATTATTGAAAAAGTATTGCCTCAGCAGATAAGCTGCTTTATCCGTTTCAAGCCAAAACTGTCAGCATACCACGTCAGAACATTGAATGGTTGAATTTTCTAAGTGACAGGGAAAAAATGtgtattttaaacaaaaatcccCTCATTTGGTCCcaagaaaatcaataaaaagaacaaacaagaaaatttaattCAACTGAAATTTTCATATGACGCTGGAACAGAATGAGCCTATTGCAATCATTCAGCAGGTCAATTAGAGTTCTAAAGCAGAAAATCAACAAAGAGAAATAGAGGAACCACAAACCAAATACACTGACTTCAATATGCTcattttaagtcaattttgaattttgattttcctATGGTTCCTTTGCACCTAAACCCAAATAATTTGGCTGTATCATGCCAATTGTATCCTTTATACTATCATTGCACTGATCaaactcaaattcaaatttccaCGGTTCCCAACAAATCATACAATTCACAACCGCTATTCCGTCCACGTTCCCGAGTTCCCTCAGCAACCAAACAAAGGCATCTCCTTTAGGGcttaatattattatcaatGACAGCGCCAAAATcttaacaagaaaaataataaagaacagGGACCTGGAAGGGCCAGCAATGGGTATCGTCACGCCTAGGGAAGATCTCACGGATTTGTGCGAGTCGCCGCTCGTAGTCGCGAAGATCGATCGAGTCGCCACGCTTGAAATATACCTTAACGAGGACCAATCCCTCGTCGTGCTTGCACTGTATGGATTTGAGGAATCTGCCTCTGCCTAAAACCTCCTTCAGCACAAGATTGTACGACGACGGCAGGTCGTGGAGGTAGTATTCCGTCGCCGAGGCTTGCGTCGTCCGAGCGATCTTGTTGCCCATGCTCTGTCTCGAAGACGTCCTCTTCTCTCTGAGTCCCGGCGGTTAGGTTTTACATTCCGATGGTTCCGACGGGCGATTTGGAGGTTTGGCCTCGGGATTTTCCGCCGGAGAGCCTAAGCAAAGCGAGCATCGCCGCCGTGGCGGTCTGTATCTCCAGGACTTGTTTTGTTTGGGATACTTGGAGACGGGACTCTCGTATAGACTGGATGTTTAGAGGCCGGTGGATGCTCCAGTTAGGTTTTGCCACGTCTTCTAACGAAACTTGGAGACGAAGGCTATcaacaaaccataaataaaataatttccatatttaaaaatttattcacgagttttataaaagaataaatattatttataaatattttaattttaataaatctcaaaatattaagataaatattatttataaaaatattatgttgtgttttctttcttatttttagtctatttttagtttttgattttttaaactaataaaaatacatttattttgatgtttttaaaaacatatttttaaaaataaaaaaaattataaaaagaatccAAACAACTCACCCTCTAAAACATAGGGAGCACATTCATTTTTACTTTCcctttcattcttttcttttcaagtcATCAGTGTCACCACTACTTcattctcttcctcttttcAAGGCCAAATTCGTCGCCACCATTTCGTTAGCCACGCTTGGCCTGTGGCCTTCGCCAACTCGTCGCAACAATCATCGTCGCTCTTACCATTTTCCATCGTGATTGTCGTCGACCATCATCGTTGTCAGCCTTCCACGACATGTCTCTCGTAGTAGGTCTCTTGCAGTAGTTGTCAAACGGTCTCCTTCGTCTTCACCATGGTTGTGCCCACAATCGTCTTTCTCCGGCATCGCCTTCTACCATCATTTTCTCGCTTTGTCACAACAACGTTGACTTTTCATCACGACGATGTTGTTACCTTTGCCGGTGGcaagagaagatgagagagatgaaGATGAGTTGCTTACTAAAAAGAATAGTAACAAGTAGATTGCGGGCAcataaaaaatgaagagaaatgaaatagagaaagaggTTTTCTTGGGGAACGTGATGGGGGTTTATGAGATGAATAATGCTACACGAACAAACTCTTGGACAACTTGGTGGATAACTCAATTCATTGCGATATTTTGACACCAAAATATTGCgataaattaaacccaaattatttgaaaaatcgtGCGAAATTGGAGCTTATTCTTTATACTCTACCCCCTATCTCTCTCACTCCAATGTCTCTCCCTCCATTGCgtctccatttctctcttccCCCACTGCATCTCCTCTACTTTCGATCATTCGGTGCTCGTTCTTACCGTCATCGGACCTCTACCAGTAGCTACGTCAGGCATTGACGTGCATCTACTCTGCCTCCAGCCATCGCCGCTTACATCGCCAGCGGCTCAAATATGAAGGAGTCACCAATGAGCTCAAAGACAGAGGAAATCGGTTGCCGACAAACTCACCTACATCGGTGGCCTATGGTTGGTGCTCGATGCTTAGTGCTTCCTTCTTTCTAGGTTTTCTATTCTCGCTCATCGCTTCTCTCATGTCACTGTTTGCTGTCCGCCAACATCGACACCAACACCTCCATCTCTCTATCTCCGTCAAAGATGACTCATTCATTTGCCTCCACCGTTCACCGCCGTTTACTACtatctaaatataaatatatacaaattaaatatctatattACACAAAAAATTTACATATGTACAAATCTACACAAATTaggtatatatattacacaaaaaaattatatatatatataaatatatacaaactaaaaacatattataaattatttatctagatcaaattaaacctattttattacttttaaaaattttggcttGTAATGTGttgtaacttttaagaataTAGTTTGGgttgcaattttcaaaaaattattttgtaattttgttttattttttaaattataaaatgaaaattaaattataaattataatattataatatttatttttaataaaaatatatatttatatattcatcatAATACAATtatacttcttcttcatcattcatacaaaacataaaattttatgtattttataattattttatctatgaataattatgtatatttttatgttattatttatttgtattccTTGAATTGAAAGATCAAAAAATGTATGTAAAGTTATacaaaatcttaatattatatttcataaaagtcaaaaattatatttaaagttaaacaaaaccataatatcatattttaggTTTATGCAagtaatataaatagataaaaaaataaataataacataaaaatatattttaatccaaagtatattatttatctGTATAGGTGTTTGGCCTATATTtgtatttagaaaatatatatatttaacctaaagttatataaaaatacaatttcaatagatatattttatatttatatatgtgttggtttaacaaactcaaagagagaaggagatggaggcagCTTCAATGGCGGCTCCAATGACAGCGACGATGTCATATTTTAGGTTCATGCAagtaatataaatagataataaattaaataataatataaaaatatattttaatccaaagtatattatttatttgtatagttGTTTAgcctatatttatatttagggggtgtttgttaaccaagataagagggagaaaatgttagatataGGAAGCATTCCGGATGTTTGGTATTTCCAACGTATTTGTTAATCTTATTTGACCATTTTCAGAAAAggcctcacgtgacctcttatctctcactttcaagataaatttatccgacctcccccctcggataaatttatcttgctctttcaagataaggctgAATTACTTATTTGCCCCttgtgactgcactctcaccctgcaattaaaacacaataaaaacaaatcataataaaacttttatatttttttttattttagtgagaggtttatactcgccagtgtacgagtgcagttgtagtccaaatttatatttatattttctggatgaatccaggtcgtccactgagagatttatttatggcaaaagaaaaagaatgtcacacacacgcacacgcatttggacaaattgacaacaagattttttatggttttgtttttagacaacagatactagaaaataaagtaaggcaaaaattaaaataaacattaaacgtaaaaatatgaatttggatagtgcttgagttaagacaatttcagtaccaacccgttgattcccaaattttagcataaaagattagcaacattaatttaatttcagatatgagggtttgttattaaatgcaattagagatgatgatagttctaggttaagcaatccccatacatgatatgcgggattctaatttaagcaaccaccataaatccaattgcaattaatacacaaaacaactaaattaatcatccggatttgggtatgatagcgtttccagttctagtaactctcatacatggcatgaaagctctaagttaggcttacgctccaatccaaacctagtgattttttaataattaatacacactcatactgaaatttaaattaatgttacttatttaaagcgcagctttctttgggaatcattggcgttggacactgtccttgccttaacccaagattagatttagctactcatttttatttgaaagttaattgacataaatttaaatgacgtaatttaaataacagaatttaaatgacaagaaatttaaaggcataaactaaccggccatttaggcggtgaataattaaatgacaagaattaaaattgcagaaatttaaaagcacaaattaaccggccatttaggcggtgaataattaaatgacaagaattaaaattgcagaaatttaaaagcacaaattaaccggccatttaggcggtgaataataaagtaataataaatgacataagaatttaaaagaagaaagaaaaaagtaagattataagagaaagtactaaagaaaatgagaaagaacaagaacaattctcaaagagagaattataaggaaacaactaaacttttattcaagaataataatcacacttacaaatgcaatcaagtgagctatttataggccacaagatgcaatacaaaccacacaatttcaattattcaattagacataattatatctaatgggcactcacacacttaaagttaaatggattttagctataatacacacctaatattaaatgaattttagctaaaatacatacctaataaagcactcataaagttaaatggattttagctataacatccacctaatagttaaatggattttagctaaaaaacacacctaataaagctctcacataaaaaataaaaatagatttctataaattggtttttaatcttcattaggattaaaaataatccttgggccttctcaaaataatattttccatgggttgttcaaattgggccttaattcttcatggacttgatttcttcatggatttgatttcttcatggatttgaattcttcatggactttaatttttcatgggcttgatttcttcatgggtttgatttcttcatggatttgaattcttcatggactttaagtcttcatgggcttgaattcttcatgcctaaaaaaaaataataataataataataatttaatgttattaataaattatatattatatatatgtattacacatggcacatatatatattagattatattatatatatatatatatattacatgcatgcatataatgatgtatatgtattatatataattttatatattattattattattattaaattttactttaaaatttcatttcattcatttttcaatttaaacttgcatataaccataaaatatatattaatatctaatttaaaccatttttaagatcaaaagaagggtataattataacaaaatttttacaaaattaaccactaatcatacccccaacttaaacattgctagtcccttagcaatcagattatacacatgccaagctttaataactgtatgaatgtaaaaattttaaattcgaaaccgaaatgcataaaattgaataaataatttagcattctaaatcagatttttggttaaaggtcatataatctcaggaatggaaattagtataaccaacacacagacttactccctcaaagttttgacttcaaatcttactatggattttctctccaataaaaaggattcctcaggtgtacacacaagggggtgcaccgttataagagtaaatgcagaacaagttcaaaactcggtgccatcccaaatacaaggaacgtattttcatgaaagaacagggaaattgacatagcttcatgattggaataatgctctagacgagtaacttctgaatttaaacatgattccctactccaaactcgaattctgagatcacatgatttatagcatcaacagggaccagactggttgtaatggggctataaggttaatacgagttgtcaaagaaaatgtagagtgtgcaaagggtgtgtcgggatttttttttttttttttttttttttagcatttattttgaaacaattatgctgaatagctaagagaatttgccctttttttttttttttctttttcttctttttttttctcttttttttttctttttctctttaaatatgaaaatagaaagacagattaattcccaaaatcacaccaggttggataaaattcatatggttatgggttaaccgagagtaacgaaagaaattgtactacaaatggctcaaatgggatagcaagggaggttaatttaaagaaagaaaaatgtttaatagGCTCAtactgaaagaaattgatccccctatcatggttctcagtcatctaagtcaaagtttgaaaccagtcaaattcatccgctatcatactagacattcaaagcgaattgatattttgaaaccattgaaaagataagataaacaagagagcatatttagagtaagtgttatttcactcagaattaatggttattaggctcaaacacttacttgggtaatagtctccacttctgttgagggatcatacaatgtactaatcagctaattactgttacctttgactttatgaccgataaccaatttttaaattttgaatccccgatgaatgcaaattacttattctcatgcataaacgttttcaaataagaaatcaatgcatccatgtttcgtattgcaaacttaaccggctatcagtgcataactttaaagctttaggaatagcattatttaaaacacaattttttttttttataagagcagataaagataatcaattcccacaagacaacaaactagcaatagcaaactcacagttaaatatgaaccaaataattcatgactagaccttacaccccccaacttgaattgcagtaataaatcagggttgttaggaatacctgtaactccacaagtccatagatttgctgtgaactgctaaaacttaaacaacaaatgaacacaccatatatatatatatttatattttcacaccaaaataaaaatttcatgcaagtcataagataagcaaaatgcgtctcaagagtacaaaaagtactccttactcagccaccttatcatagactttgctaacaacattccacagttttgtttttttgttttttttttttttttgtttttttttttttaaagaacacaaccaagaaaaatcctgcaaggtgtacaataactagatgcgtctcaagagtacaaaaagtactccttactcagccatcttaataaagagcatttctcacagtgataaatctaaattaatcggacccctttggcgcttgttactaattgccttagaccagtctatccgaggctcatgaggatcgtactgtggaacataagcatgtaatttctctagcagcttatcaatggtggatgcagaaatgagaatctttcttgctgaacgagaaatgaactgttggtccacagcctgatcaagaaaagagagtaacccatcgaaaaaatggttaacatttaaaagtccaatgggtttggtatggagattactcttggcccaggagattatacaaaagatttcttcaagtgttccaaaacctcctggtaaagcaatgaaggcatctgactgataaatcttacaagccatgcgctcagacatagaagtcgtttctataagttgaccgcgtgtaatcccggaaatatgtggttcagctaaagggattggcattacacctaccacagatgaatttccaagatgtacagcttgtgaaacataaccattcaatccacgactcccccccccatataccaaattaatttttttctctcctaattttttaccaagttcgctcgctgcaagtgcgtaacaaatatcgctcccaagttgagagccacaaagtacacatatggtattgattcgacgaactaactggccttccatgtttgttccttttgtatgtcctgaaaagaagtttggctatcaaaagtagctatacaacaattcaacaagaaataaatacaaacaaaaatcatgcgtatgtataagtagttgtgattgtggctcacatcttcctctggttttacgtccagaaacggcttaaacactttctatgaagcggggataagcttcccatccaattttcttatagattggcaaacagggtcgtttttagtcagattcccaagactatagcgttggtggtcacttctgaactgggtccataaagcaagaagttctctttgcactattccacatggatgcgtctcaagagtcaatcggatatcatccagagactccttactcagtccatcctttatgaaactaattttatcttctcgatttatggacgtaaaccccacagatttgcatcgtgtgttacaggtccatcgagcacatttgtaacaaccattcactcttttcgctcttcttttcttcgcaaaactactcttccctaagcctggaaaatgcttaaaactaggtgaagtttcaccagctaatcgaacttttgcttcgatcagccaacgaatatcttcagggatgttattaagcatcaacaacctaagtctttcacacctagcaacataaatttttttcaaatcattctgcgggagagatggatagtacttgtgaatttttgagagataaagatccatttttttttaaaaaaaaaaaaaaaattatactaagaagaaagtaaagaactataaactttacaaaagggatgagagtacctgatctgagaataacacaaaggagagaagattgagctcaagaggggtgacttgcctcatacagatatggagtctcttatagagcaatgggcatcactattctacactcgactcgaggcatgccataattgcaccgtcagacttgacgtcgtttagcgtctcatttttcaacat
The sequence above is a segment of the Diospyros lotus cultivar Yz01 chromosome 7, ASM1463336v1, whole genome shotgun sequence genome. Coding sequences within it:
- the LOC127806200 gene encoding serine/threonine-protein kinase VPS15 yields the protein MGNKIARTTQASATEYYLHDLPSSYNLVLKEVLGRGRFLKSIQCKHDEGLVLVKVYFKRGDSIDLRDYERRLAQIREIFPRRDDTHCWPFQFWLETDKAAYLLRQYFFNNLHDRLSTRPFLSIVEKKWLAFQLLFAVKQSHEHGVCHGDIKCENVLVTSWNWLYLTDFASFKPTYIPHDDPSDFSFFFDTGGRRRCYLAPERFYEHGGEMQVAQDAPLRPSMDIFAVGCVIAELFLEGQPLFELSQLLAYRRGQYDPAQHLEKIPDSGIRKMILHMIQLDPELRFSAENYLQNYASVVFPSYFSPFLHNFYSHLNRLDSDARVAVCQTVFQEIRKQMMNKISNQETGVGLGKQSGTIGGQSLQPMGIKKNFDLKNVSLMEKEEAEKGSVNDRLELIGDISNLLRDVKQSNRYSEMKPILVDAATSALSEDQKQCGMQSPGELLQSISSVFKRNHHPFLKKITMNELNSLMSEYENQSDTFGMPLLPLPQDGDSCEGMVLIASLLCSCIRNVKLPHLRRGAVLLLKSCSLYIDDEDRLQRVLPYVVAMLSDVAAIVRCAALETLCDILPLVRDFPPSDAKIFPEYILPMLSMLPDDSEESVRICYASNISKLALTAYGFLLHSISLSEAGILNEANSSPPFTEASGRLHNRNSDVQLAQLRKSIADVIQELVMGPKQTPNIRRALLQDIGNLCWFFGQRQSNDLLLPILPAFLNDRDEQLRAVFYGQIIYVCFFVGQRSVEEYLLPYIEQALSDASEAVIVNALDCLAILCKSDFLRKRVLLEMIERAFPLLCYPSQWVRRSSVTFIAASSESLGAVDSYVFLVPVIRPFLRRQPASLASEKALLLCLKPPVPRQVFYEVLENAKSSDMLERQRKIWYNSSPQSKQQETVDLYKRAAGELNPIKGWSDRPYDVEGHTPGGNGTEWLNLTKPDNGDAKLGVTASFLPTTSGPIDNRDSLCPEKLQFSSFMSPQISCSNSFIVEKSSGGIPLYYFKKDKRAAAITPAASGSSLQLNTLGLGSSSMPWMDPANKSLGLASSVPLPKLVSGSFSISNNSKQFHRVVHEAESRENDQTAFISSKFQDSTRSSAMKGSPIVEEDGGSPTDVTGLPSFTRGSSIPGSGWKPRGVLVAHLQEHRSAVNDIAISTDHSFFVSASDDSTVKVWDSRKLEKDISFRSRLTYSLEGSRALHVAMLQGSAQVVVGACDGVIHMFSVDYISRGLGNIVEKYTGIADVKKTSVGEGAILSLLNYSADRDSRQMIMYSTQHCGIHLWDMRTNSNSWNSTVNPEEGYVSSLVASPCGNWFVSGSSRGVLTLWDLRFCLPVNSWQYSLVCPIEKMCLFLPPSNTAISTAARPLVYVAAGCNEVSLWNAENGSCHQVLRVINNDSDADFSDLPWALARPSTKANIKPDLRRNVNPKYRVDELNEPAVRVPGIRSLLPLPGGDLLTGGTDLKIRRWDHYSPDKSYCVCGPTVKGVGNDYFFETKSSFGVQVVQETMRRPLATKLTPKTVLAAAATDSAGCHRDSILSLAPVKLNQRLLISSSRDGAIKVWK